In one Fusarium keratoplasticum isolate Fu6.1 chromosome 5, whole genome shotgun sequence genomic region, the following are encoded:
- a CDS encoding AcidPPc domain-containing protein, translating to MHQYYKMADSGIGNITGGLRRRFSVRLIISYAFDWAVLIFFAAIGVVFDRIEPAKRPFSLVDPNIAFPYTEHELVPIYLLFILAIGVPAVIVAVVSLIFVPGPTAPKGTPKTLILQRKLWEFHVGLLGLVFALSLAWFFTSAIKNFFGKPRPDLLSRCEPDWKNVKDHIAGGYSWGNMNGQLVYASICQQTDSYKLDDGFRSYPSGHASSAAAGLIYASLFLASKFSVTIPFVTPSAAVAAGATGAASHAAFPSRLSPEVDLYEPTRARGFDDRSATSSLTTKVSLFGDMGQHNAKIQSLRRQAAAPPVYLLVFTLLPFGVSIFVAGSRWYDMRHHGFDILFGYLMGVVTSFYAFYYYHLPIRTGAGWAWGPRSDERAFWAGVGRLGYAGTDEELGIYSRRNDVGISGDTSYPPMASTLAQRNMQQHDDQGSERRPSQNFRDVELQRMDEADCADNLFGENRV from the exons ATGCACCAATACTACAAAATGGCCGACTCGGGTATAGGAAATATCACTGGCGGCTTACGGCGCCGCTTCTCGGTGcggctcatcatctcctACGCCTTCGACTGGgccgtcctcatcttcttcgctgCAATCGGCGTCGTCTTCGACCGCATCGAGCCCGCCAAACGACCCTTTTCTCTTGTCGACCCCAACATCGC CTTCCCATACACCGAACACGAACTCGTTCCGATCTACCTActcttcatccttgccatcggCGTTCCTGCTGTCATCGTCGCCGTtgtctccttgatcttcGTTCCCGGACCAACTGCCCCCAAAGGCACACCCAAGACGCTCATCTTGCAGCGTAAGCTCTGGGAATTCCACGTCGGCTTGCTCGGCCTCGTTTTCGCCCTCTCTCTAGCATGGTTCTTTACAAGTGCCATAAAGAACTTCTTTGGCAAGCCTCGCCCCGATCTTCTGAGTCGTTGCGAACCCGACTGGAAGAACGTCAAGGATCATATTGCTGGCGGCTACAGCTGGGGCAACATGAACGGTCAGCTCGTCTACGCCAGTATTTGCCAGCAGACAGACTCGTacaagctcgacgacggCTTCCGCTCTTATCCCAGCGGCCacgcctcctccgccgccgccggcctAATTTACGCCTCGCTCTTCCTAGCCAGCAAGTTCTCCGTCACCATCCCCTTCGTTACGCCTTCGGCCGCTGTAGCTGCGGGGGCTACTGGAGCTGCTTCTCACGCCGCCTTCCCTTCCCGCCTGAGCCCTGAAGTTGATCTCTACGAGCCCACTCGCGCCCGCGGCTTCGACGACCGATCTGCCACCTCCTCGCTCACTACCAAGGTCTCGCTCTTTGGCGATATGGGCCAGCAcaacgccaagatccagTCTCTTCGCCGtcaagctgctgctccccCCGTCtacctcctcgtcttcaccctcctccccttcgGCGTTTCCATATTCGTCGCCGGCTCCCGTTGGTATGACATGCGCCACCACGGCTTCGATATCCTCTTCGGCTACCTGATGGGTGTTGTCACCTCCTTCTACGCCTTCTACTACTACCACCTTCCCATCCGCACTGGCGCAGGCTGGGCCTGGGGTCCTCGCAGCGACGAACGCGCCTTCTGGGCTGGCGTTGGCCGTCTGGGCTATGCTGGTACGGATGAGGAGCTGGGTATTTACTCTCGACGAAACGATGTGGGTATTTCTGGTGATACTTCGTACCCTCCCATGGCGTCTACCCTTGCGCAGCGAAATATGCAACAACATGATGATCAGGGCAGTGAGCGTCGTCCAAGCCAGAACTTCCGGGATGTTGAGCTACAGCGGATGGACGAGGCGGATTGTGCCGATAACCTGTTTGGTGAAAACCGCGTCTAG